A stretch of Kyrpidia spormannii DNA encodes these proteins:
- the mraZ gene encoding division/cell wall cluster transcriptional repressor MraZ: MFIGEFSHTVDDKGRLTMPAKFREGLGPGFILTRGLDRCLFAYPRKEWESVEAKLKTLPVARPEARAFMRFFFSGATECEFDRQGRILIPGSLREYASLEKDCVIIGVSSRVEVWAKEAWDAYFDKAQESFAGIAESLAELGF, translated from the coding sequence TTGTTCATCGGGGAGTTCAGTCATACCGTGGATGACAAAGGTCGGCTCACCATGCCCGCCAAATTTCGGGAAGGCCTCGGTCCGGGTTTTATTCTAACCCGGGGGTTGGACCGCTGCCTTTTCGCTTACCCGCGAAAAGAATGGGAGAGCGTCGAAGCAAAGTTGAAGACCCTACCTGTGGCCCGACCAGAGGCTCGGGCGTTCATGCGATTTTTCTTTTCTGGGGCGACGGAGTGCGAATTTGATCGACAGGGGCGGATTCTGATTCCCGGGTCCCTTCGCGAGTATGCGTCCCTGGAGAAGGATTGCGTGATTATCGGGGTTTCTAGCCGGGTGGAAGTGTGGGCCAAGGAGGCGTGGGATGCGTATTTTGACAAGGCCCAGGAATCTTTTGCCGGCATAGCGGAAAGCCTGGCAGAGCTGGGATTTTAA
- a CDS encoding acyl-CoA carboxylase subunit beta produces MSGYEDIRNKILGGGEEKYHEKLRRDGKLFVRDRLRLLLDDDISFEEGLFANCQAEGLPADGVVTGVGRIHGRTVCFMANDSTVKAGSWGARTVEKILRIQELAEKMRVPLLYLVDSAGARITDQVEMFPGRRGAGRIFYHQVRLSGVIPQICLLFGPSAAGGAYIPAFCDLVIMVEGNASMYLGSPRMAEMVIGEKVTLEEMGGARMHCSVSGCGDVLAKDEQEAIAAAREYLRFMPNNWQEKPSRAERRPPKASERPLSAIIPENQNVPFNMYDVIDRLVDEGSFFEIKRLFAQELITGLARIDGRPVGIVANQPRVKGGVLFVDSADKAARFVMLCDAFSIPLLFLADVPGFMIGTKVERQGIIRHGAKMIAAVSEATVPKISVIVRKAYGAGLYAMAGPAFEPDACIALPGAQIAVMGPEAAVNAVYSNKIQSLPEAERPGFIEEKREEYRRDIDIYRLAGELVVDEIVEPDRLREELIKRFAAYETKELTFARRKHAVYPV; encoded by the coding sequence ATGAGTGGGTACGAAGACATTCGAAACAAGATCCTGGGGGGCGGCGAGGAAAAGTATCATGAGAAACTTCGCCGGGACGGGAAATTGTTCGTGCGTGACCGATTGCGTCTGCTGTTGGACGATGATATTTCTTTTGAAGAGGGGTTGTTTGCCAATTGCCAGGCGGAGGGGTTGCCGGCGGACGGGGTGGTGACGGGAGTCGGCCGCATCCACGGGCGCACAGTCTGCTTTATGGCCAATGATTCCACGGTGAAGGCCGGGTCCTGGGGAGCCCGGACGGTGGAAAAGATCCTGCGGATCCAGGAACTCGCCGAGAAAATGCGCGTCCCCCTGTTGTATCTCGTGGATTCGGCGGGCGCCCGGATCACCGATCAGGTGGAGATGTTCCCGGGCCGCCGGGGGGCCGGGCGGATTTTTTACCATCAAGTGCGCCTTTCCGGGGTGATCCCCCAGATCTGTTTGTTGTTTGGCCCTTCCGCGGCTGGAGGCGCCTATATTCCAGCTTTCTGCGACCTGGTGATTATGGTGGAGGGAAACGCCAGCATGTATCTTGGCTCCCCCCGGATGGCGGAGATGGTGATCGGGGAGAAGGTAACTTTGGAGGAGATGGGCGGCGCCCGGATGCACTGCTCGGTGAGCGGCTGTGGGGATGTGTTGGCCAAGGATGAACAAGAGGCGATCGCCGCAGCCCGGGAGTACTTGAGATTCATGCCGAACAACTGGCAGGAGAAGCCGTCCCGGGCTGAACGCCGGCCCCCTAAAGCCAGCGAGCGCCCTCTTTCGGCGATTATCCCCGAGAATCAAAATGTGCCTTTTAACATGTACGATGTCATCGATCGCCTGGTGGACGAAGGATCATTCTTTGAAATCAAGCGCCTCTTCGCCCAGGAGTTGATCACGGGGCTCGCCCGGATCGACGGACGGCCGGTGGGGATCGTCGCCAATCAACCCCGGGTCAAGGGCGGGGTTCTGTTTGTGGACTCCGCGGACAAAGCGGCCCGGTTTGTCATGCTTTGCGACGCTTTTTCCATTCCCCTTCTGTTTTTGGCGGACGTGCCGGGTTTCATGATTGGGACGAAAGTTGAACGCCAAGGGATTATTCGGCACGGCGCCAAAATGATCGCCGCCGTTTCCGAGGCCACGGTGCCAAAGATTTCGGTGATCGTCCGCAAAGCCTACGGAGCCGGGCTTTATGCCATGGCGGGTCCGGCCTTTGAACCCGATGCCTGCATTGCTCTCCCCGGGGCGCAAATCGCAGTGATGGGACCCGAGGCGGCGGTGAACGCCGTGTACAGTAACAAGATCCAGTCTCTGCCCGAGGCAGAAAGACCCGGTTTTATCGAGGAGAAGCGGGAAGAGTACCGCCGGGATATCGACATCTACCGCTTGGCTGGGGAGCTCGTGGTGGATGAGATCGTGGAGCCGGATCGACTGCGGGAGGAACTCATCAAGAGATTCGCGGCCTATGAAACGAAGGAGTTGACCTTTGCTCGGCGCAAACACGCGGTCTACCCGGTTTAA
- a CDS encoding stage V sporulation protein D yields the protein MVPTEAVKGGGHVGDRDWTRRRRLAWVSLAALLTFALLIGRLGYIQLVQSPWLTQRAMDSWRRDIPVEPKRGTVYDRNGHVLAYNVSAPTVVAVPAQIRDKAATAARLAPVLNVSEQRILSLISKRTLMVYVAGGRKIDDAKAKAVRDLHLPGVYITEEGRRYYPFGELAAHVLGFVGIDNQGLAGLEAEYDARLRGFPGAISFFANAKGEAMPGTESTYIPPQPGEDVYLTLDEQISSFVRREIDRVVAEYHPDSVTAVVADPGTGEILAMENAPTFNPANYQDYSHQVYDRNLAIWKTFEPGSTFKIVTLSAALQENKIRLDERFFDPGYFEVAGHRIRCWKAGGHGSESFLEVVENSCNPGFMLMGQRLGKDALFHYIRAFGFGSKTGIDLPGEGSGILFKLSRVGPLELATTSFGQGVSVTPIQQVVAVSAVANGGALMKPYVAAKWVDHETGQVISERQPTPVRRVISPQTAELVRGALESVVARGTGKNAYSEGYRVAGKTGTAQVVGPDGHYMRNHYIVSFIGMAPADHPRLVAYVAVDNPKAPVIFGGVIAAPVVGHILADSLQYLGVPPSSQGIPREYGYLDTKPVEVPDVSGRSLDEARRTMLESSAQLNVATAGQGDYVIAQAPEAGTKVPPGTMVRIYLGPKPAGAP from the coding sequence ATGGTTCCCACAGAGGCCGTGAAGGGAGGGGGCCATGTGGGAGACCGGGATTGGACCAGAAGGCGGCGACTGGCGTGGGTGAGCCTCGCCGCCCTTCTGACGTTCGCGCTGTTGATCGGGCGCCTCGGGTACATCCAACTCGTGCAATCGCCCTGGCTCACCCAGCGGGCGATGGATTCGTGGCGGCGCGATATTCCGGTTGAGCCGAAAAGGGGAACGGTGTATGATCGAAACGGCCATGTATTGGCCTACAACGTCAGCGCTCCGACGGTGGTGGCGGTGCCGGCCCAGATCCGGGATAAAGCGGCGACGGCCGCCCGGCTTGCCCCCGTCTTGAACGTGTCGGAACAGCGGATCCTGAGCCTGATTTCGAAGCGCACTCTGATGGTGTACGTAGCGGGGGGAAGAAAGATCGACGACGCGAAAGCGAAGGCGGTGCGGGATTTGCACCTGCCCGGCGTGTACATTACGGAAGAAGGCCGGCGGTATTATCCCTTTGGGGAGCTGGCCGCCCATGTCCTGGGCTTCGTCGGCATCGATAACCAGGGTTTAGCCGGCTTGGAAGCGGAGTATGATGCCCGGTTGCGGGGTTTTCCGGGAGCGATTTCCTTTTTTGCCAATGCCAAAGGGGAAGCTATGCCGGGGACAGAGAGCACCTACATACCGCCCCAGCCCGGCGAAGATGTGTACCTCACCCTGGACGAGCAGATTTCCTCCTTTGTGCGGCGGGAAATCGACCGGGTGGTGGCGGAGTATCATCCGGATAGCGTGACGGCGGTGGTGGCCGACCCGGGTACCGGAGAAATCCTGGCCATGGAAAACGCCCCGACTTTTAATCCCGCCAACTACCAGGATTATTCTCATCAGGTGTATGATCGAAATTTGGCGATCTGGAAAACTTTTGAACCGGGTTCGACCTTTAAGATTGTGACGCTCTCCGCCGCTTTGCAGGAGAACAAGATTCGGCTCGATGAGCGGTTTTTCGACCCGGGGTATTTTGAAGTCGCCGGGCATCGGATCCGGTGCTGGAAAGCCGGGGGGCATGGGTCTGAATCATTCCTGGAAGTGGTGGAGAACTCGTGCAACCCCGGTTTCATGCTGATGGGACAGCGCTTGGGGAAGGATGCCCTCTTCCATTACATCCGGGCGTTCGGTTTTGGGTCGAAAACGGGCATTGACCTCCCGGGGGAGGGTTCCGGGATTCTATTCAAACTGTCCCGGGTGGGGCCTTTGGAGTTGGCCACGACTTCCTTCGGCCAGGGCGTTTCTGTGACGCCCATCCAACAGGTCGTGGCGGTGAGCGCCGTAGCTAACGGCGGGGCTTTGATGAAGCCTTATGTTGCGGCTAAATGGGTGGATCACGAGACGGGGCAGGTGATTAGCGAACGCCAGCCCACTCCGGTCCGCCGGGTGATTTCTCCCCAAACGGCGGAATTGGTTCGAGGGGCCCTGGAAAGCGTGGTCGCCCGGGGAACCGGAAAAAACGCCTATTCGGAAGGGTATCGGGTGGCGGGCAAAACGGGTACCGCCCAGGTTGTGGGGCCGGACGGCCACTACATGCGCAACCATTACATCGTGTCTTTCATCGGCATGGCCCCGGCGGACCATCCGAGATTGGTGGCTTACGTCGCCGTGGATAACCCCAAGGCGCCGGTGATATTCGGCGGGGTGATCGCGGCGCCGGTGGTGGGTCACATCCTGGCGGACAGCCTGCAGTACCTCGGTGTCCCGCCGAGTTCCCAGGGGATTCCGCGGGAGTACGGGTACCTGGACACGAAGCCGGTGGAAGTGCCGGACGTTTCCGGCCGGTCCTTGGACGAGGCCCGGAGGACGATGCTGGAGAGCAGCGCCCAGCTCAACGTGGCGACCGCCGGCCAAGGGGATTATGTGATCGCCCAGGCGCCCGAGGCCGGCACGAAGGTGCCCCCGGGTACCATGGTGCGGATTTATTTGGGTCCAAAGCCAGCCGGGGCGCCGTAA
- a CDS encoding FtsB/FtsL family cell division protein: MAAVKPLKQVVTKPSVKPRRGERRLPRLSPEVVRDRVSLVAVVLLAVAVVSWVISRDAAITARNYHVQEVQGQVADLEQQNNVLQGEVSRLSAPSRVVDVAKKMGLVPVSPDQWRVLSASGGGASR; this comes from the coding sequence ATGGCGGCTGTGAAACCATTGAAACAGGTCGTGACAAAACCGAGTGTCAAACCCCGCCGTGGAGAAAGGCGGCTTCCCCGCCTATCGCCGGAGGTGGTGCGCGACCGGGTTTCGCTGGTCGCCGTGGTGCTGTTGGCCGTCGCGGTGGTAAGCTGGGTGATTTCCCGGGACGCGGCGATCACAGCCCGCAACTATCATGTCCAGGAGGTTCAGGGCCAGGTGGCTGATCTCGAACAGCAGAATAACGTGCTGCAGGGCGAGGTCAGCCGGCTCTCCGCGCCTTCCCGGGTGGTGGATGTGGCGAAAAAGATGGGGCTGGTGCCTGTTTCCCCGGATCAGTGGCGGGTGCTCTCGGCCTCGGGAGGTGGGGCGAGCCGATGA
- the rsmH gene encoding 16S rRNA (cytosine(1402)-N(4))-methyltransferase RsmH, with the protein MAFRHEPVLLNEVLAILQPRPGGLYVDGTVGGGGHAQAILEASAPDGRLIGIDQDDEALTASKERLTRYGGRVTTVKGNFRHIKEILWSLGVIEGVDGILLDVGLSSPQVDEAERGFSYRLDAPLDMRMDLSGTLTARDIVNSWPEAELARVVRDYGEERWAGRIAKAIVRRRQRQAIETTGELAELVKEAIPAASRRHGPHPARRTFQALRIAVNDELGALEEGVKGALDVLRPGGRLAVIAFHSLEDRIVKRILAEEARSCICPPEAPVCTCGRRPRVRLIGRRPIVPGPEELARNPRARSAKLRGAERLAQE; encoded by the coding sequence TTGGCGTTCCGCCACGAACCGGTTTTGCTTAACGAGGTCCTCGCGATACTCCAGCCTCGCCCGGGCGGATTGTACGTGGACGGCACCGTGGGAGGGGGAGGGCACGCCCAGGCGATCCTTGAGGCTTCGGCACCGGACGGCCGGCTGATCGGTATCGACCAGGACGATGAAGCCTTGACCGCCTCGAAGGAGCGTCTGACCCGTTATGGAGGACGGGTGACGACCGTCAAGGGGAATTTTCGTCACATCAAGGAGATTCTTTGGAGTCTCGGTGTGATCGAGGGCGTGGACGGGATCCTTCTCGACGTGGGGCTGTCCTCCCCTCAGGTGGACGAGGCGGAGCGAGGATTTAGCTATCGCTTGGACGCCCCTCTCGACATGCGAATGGATCTTTCCGGAACGCTGACCGCCCGGGACATCGTCAACAGTTGGCCCGAGGCGGAGCTTGCCCGGGTGGTCCGGGATTATGGGGAAGAACGATGGGCGGGCCGCATCGCCAAAGCCATTGTGAGGCGGAGACAACGCCAGGCCATCGAGACCACTGGGGAGTTGGCGGAACTGGTCAAGGAGGCCATTCCGGCTGCCTCCCGACGGCATGGACCTCATCCCGCGCGAAGGACCTTTCAAGCCTTGCGTATTGCGGTGAATGATGAGTTGGGAGCGCTGGAGGAGGGGGTGAAGGGGGCCCTGGATGTCCTTCGCCCGGGCGGGCGGTTGGCGGTGATTGCCTTCCATTCCCTGGAGGATCGTATCGTCAAGCGGATTCTCGCTGAGGAGGCCAGGTCCTGCATTTGCCCCCCGGAAGCGCCAGTGTGCACCTGTGGACGTCGGCCTCGGGTCCGGCTGATCGGCCGCCGGCCGATCGTTCCCGGTCCCGAGGAACTTGCGCGCAATCCCCGGGCCCGTTCAGCCAAACTTCGCGGGGCCGAGCGCCTTGCGCAGGAATAA
- the ymfI gene encoding elongation factor P 5-aminopentanone reductase: MAASTGRPLADHVALITGASGNIGAAIAKELADAGAHVALHYHRRLEAALLTASACRASGVEAVVLEADLTRSDEARDLVRRAADSLGPLRILVNAAGNTAYKLLIDTEEEEWDHLLALNLKAVYATCRAALPAMIRRGYGRIINIASIWGETGGAGEVAYSAAKGGLIAFTRALAKEVARTGVTVNAVSPGPVDTGMLGPFSPEERAQIADQIPIGRLGTPQDVARAVLFLSRPDSDWITGQTLRPNGGQYP; this comes from the coding sequence ATGGCAGCATCCACCGGGCGGCCACTGGCCGATCACGTGGCATTGATCACCGGGGCATCCGGGAACATCGGCGCAGCCATCGCCAAGGAGCTCGCCGATGCCGGGGCCCATGTGGCCCTGCATTACCACCGTCGTCTGGAGGCCGCCCTTCTCACCGCCTCCGCTTGCCGGGCATCCGGAGTGGAAGCCGTCGTCCTCGAAGCGGATCTCACCCGTAGTGACGAAGCCCGGGATCTCGTCCGCCGGGCCGCCGACTCCCTGGGCCCTCTCCGCATTCTGGTCAACGCGGCGGGTAACACTGCGTACAAGCTCCTCATCGACACCGAAGAGGAAGAATGGGACCACCTCCTCGCCCTGAACCTAAAGGCGGTCTACGCCACCTGCCGGGCGGCTCTCCCAGCCATGATCCGCCGGGGATACGGGCGGATCATCAACATCGCCTCGATCTGGGGGGAAACGGGAGGGGCGGGGGAAGTGGCGTACTCCGCTGCCAAGGGCGGGCTCATCGCCTTCACCCGGGCCCTGGCCAAAGAAGTGGCCCGAACGGGGGTAACGGTCAACGCCGTCTCCCCGGGGCCTGTGGATACGGGCATGCTGGGCCCCTTTTCTCCCGAAGAGCGCGCCCAGATCGCCGATCAGATCCCGATCGGACGCCTCGGCACCCCCCAGGACGTGGCTCGGGCGGTTTTGTTTCTCTCCCGGCCGGACAGCGACTGGATCACGGGGCAAACCCTTCGGCCGAACGGTGGACAATACCCTTGA
- a CDS encoding PASTA domain-containing penicillin-binding protein — protein sequence MRRGRRRHVWLLGGLVATLAAVTLRLGWIQVVDTPAWAAQAENVWVANEDLPANRGEILDRNGRVLAETVPAYNVVLHTKAGQFPDIPVVGEAAVAKLAPLVHMTPAQIDQVVSAAGEWTELRPGGMRLDEDVAQKIRSLKLPGVFLTDTTKRVYPGGSLAAHVLGFTNVETGEGQAGVELEYNNILKGQPGHARYLKDRNGYPLPFGKEQIDPPVDGKNVVLTIDSAIQAIVERELDRLMADAHPQTASVIVADPRTGEILAMANRPTFDPNQYWKSSSSVLDRNIAISDPFEPGSTFKLVTLTAALAEHKVNLNDTFQSGKIVVQGVPIHDWNWTGFGTISFRQAVIVSSNVGFVILGQRVGAEKLYEYIDRFGFNSKTGIDLPGESGAQLFDPATIRPIDLATTAFGQGIAVTPIQQVEEVMAIADGGKLVRPHVLKEVVDPKTGAVLRNQGTEVIRDGVAPPDVLNTVRQIMEDVVSKDTSKAAYIPGYHVAGKTGTAQIPLPNHTGYYPDRYRTSFIGFAPAHDPRVLIYVTAEAPKVALQFGNTVASPVAKRILEQVLPYLGVAPDPKDLAANPPKGAPNPAPPAPQNLVTVPSVQGKDSGQAQQILRAAGLKAWLTGKPGPVAHQWPAPGVQVAKGAGVVLQTPARDDGKVAVPDFTGLTMRDAADLCAAVGLKLSPTGDGWAISQSVPAGGLVPAGSSVQVTFKSRSPGS from the coding sequence ATGAGACGCGGACGCCGAAGGCATGTGTGGCTACTCGGGGGATTGGTGGCGACCCTTGCGGCCGTCACATTGCGGCTGGGCTGGATCCAGGTGGTGGATACCCCGGCTTGGGCCGCCCAGGCGGAAAACGTGTGGGTGGCCAATGAGGATCTCCCCGCCAATCGAGGGGAGATCCTAGACCGCAACGGCCGGGTGCTGGCGGAGACGGTGCCTGCGTACAACGTGGTCCTCCACACGAAAGCGGGACAGTTTCCGGACATTCCCGTGGTCGGTGAAGCTGCCGTCGCGAAACTGGCTCCCCTGGTGCACATGACCCCCGCCCAGATCGACCAGGTGGTGTCTGCCGCCGGGGAATGGACCGAACTGCGCCCCGGGGGAATGCGCCTGGATGAAGACGTAGCTCAGAAAATTCGCAGTCTTAAGTTGCCGGGGGTATTTTTGACGGACACCACAAAGCGCGTTTACCCTGGCGGAAGTTTGGCGGCCCATGTTCTGGGGTTCACGAACGTGGAGACCGGGGAGGGCCAGGCCGGGGTAGAACTGGAGTACAATAACATTCTCAAAGGGCAGCCCGGTCACGCCCGGTACCTGAAAGACCGGAACGGGTATCCGCTCCCCTTCGGGAAGGAGCAGATTGACCCGCCGGTGGACGGGAAAAATGTGGTGCTCACCATCGACAGCGCCATTCAGGCCATCGTCGAACGGGAACTCGACCGGCTCATGGCCGATGCACATCCGCAAACGGCCTCGGTCATCGTGGCCGACCCCCGCACCGGGGAAATCCTGGCCATGGCAAACCGCCCGACCTTCGACCCGAATCAGTACTGGAAATCCAGTTCATCGGTGTTGGACCGGAACATCGCCATCTCCGACCCTTTTGAGCCGGGTTCAACTTTTAAGCTGGTCACCTTGACGGCCGCCCTGGCGGAGCATAAGGTGAATCTCAACGACACCTTTCAATCCGGAAAGATCGTGGTTCAAGGGGTGCCGATCCACGACTGGAATTGGACGGGGTTCGGAACCATCAGCTTCCGGCAGGCGGTCATCGTCTCCAGCAATGTGGGATTCGTCATCCTGGGGCAACGGGTCGGGGCCGAAAAACTGTACGAGTATATCGATCGATTCGGTTTTAATTCCAAGACCGGGATCGATCTCCCCGGTGAAAGCGGGGCCCAGTTGTTCGATCCCGCGACCATTCGGCCCATCGATTTGGCGACGACCGCTTTTGGGCAAGGCATTGCGGTGACGCCGATCCAGCAAGTGGAAGAGGTGATGGCAATCGCCGACGGGGGAAAGCTGGTTCGCCCCCATGTGTTAAAAGAGGTGGTCGATCCCAAGACTGGAGCAGTCTTGCGGAACCAAGGGACCGAGGTGATTCGAGACGGGGTGGCTCCCCCGGATGTGTTGAACACGGTTCGGCAGATTATGGAGGATGTCGTGAGCAAAGATACATCAAAAGCGGCGTATATCCCGGGGTATCATGTAGCCGGGAAGACGGGCACCGCCCAGATTCCTTTGCCGAATCATACGGGATACTACCCGGATCGCTACCGGACGTCTTTTATCGGTTTCGCCCCGGCACATGATCCCCGGGTCCTGATCTACGTCACGGCCGAAGCGCCAAAGGTGGCCCTCCAGTTCGGAAATACCGTGGCTTCGCCGGTGGCAAAAAGGATCCTGGAACAGGTGTTGCCCTATCTCGGGGTGGCCCCGGATCCCAAGGATCTGGCGGCGAATCCTCCCAAAGGCGCGCCGAACCCGGCCCCGCCCGCTCCGCAGAATCTCGTGACCGTGCCTTCGGTGCAGGGGAAGGACAGCGGGCAAGCCCAGCAAATTCTCCGGGCTGCTGGCCTGAAGGCGTGGCTGACCGGCAAGCCGGGTCCTGTGGCGCACCAGTGGCCGGCTCCCGGCGTTCAGGTGGCCAAGGGGGCGGGGGTGGTGCTACAGACTCCGGCCAGGGATGACGGGAAGGTGGCTGTTCCGGATTTCACCGGGCTCACGATGCGGGACGCCGCAGATCTGTGCGCAGCGGTGGGTCTGAAACTGAGTCCCACCGGCGATGGCTGGGCGATCTCCCAGAGCGTGCCCGCCGGCGGGCTTGTCCCGGCCGGATCGTCGGTTCAAGTGACATTCAAAAGCCGGTCACCTGGGTCGTAG
- the erpA gene encoding iron-sulfur cluster insertion protein ErpA: MITLTQEAAGKLKELIADKGREDLAVRVFIKAGGCSGFSYGMALDEPKNEDNVVESEGVRVVIDPMSAPYLTGAEIDYVDTLTGAGFKIHNPNAVSTCGCGHSFRTADGADEPGCCDH, from the coding sequence ATGATAACGCTGACCCAGGAAGCGGCCGGGAAGCTCAAGGAGCTCATTGCCGACAAAGGGCGCGAGGATCTGGCGGTTCGGGTGTTCATCAAAGCCGGGGGCTGCAGCGGTTTCAGCTACGGCATGGCCCTGGATGAGCCGAAGAATGAGGACAATGTCGTGGAGTCCGAAGGTGTCCGGGTGGTGATCGACCCGATGAGCGCTCCGTACCTCACCGGGGCGGAGATCGATTACGTGGATACCCTCACCGGGGCGGGGTTTAAGATTCACAACCCCAACGCGGTCTCCACCTGCGGATGCGGTCATTCGTTCCGTACGGCGGACGGGGCCGATGAGCCCGGTTGTTGCGATCATTGA
- a CDS encoding hydroxymethylglutaryl-CoA lyase produces MGTQPQRVQIVEVGPRDGLQNEPDVVPTDVKVAWIDRLSETGLKRIEVTSFVNPRWIPALADAEEVMRRIRRAEGVQYSALVPNVKGLERAAAIGVEAVAVFMSASETHNRKNINKSIADTYPVLAEAVQEAKAGGMFVRGYVSTAFGCPFEGRVPVEQVREVSLRLLEMGIDELSVGDTIGVATPADVHRLVDLLLKDVSIDRLALHFHDTYGMAIANIYAAMEHGVYIFDASLGGLGGCPYAPGATGNVATEDVLYLMRGCGVETGVSFEAALGAAEFIEGALGRTLPAHNLRARRGASCSNDHADLHQCSR; encoded by the coding sequence GTGGGGACACAACCTCAGCGGGTGCAAATCGTGGAAGTCGGCCCGAGAGACGGGCTGCAAAATGAGCCGGATGTGGTTCCGACGGACGTGAAGGTGGCGTGGATCGACCGACTCAGCGAGACCGGACTAAAGCGCATCGAAGTAACATCTTTCGTCAACCCGCGCTGGATTCCGGCTTTGGCGGATGCCGAAGAGGTGATGCGGCGGATTCGGCGAGCAGAGGGGGTGCAGTACAGTGCCCTGGTTCCCAATGTGAAGGGACTGGAGCGGGCCGCAGCCATCGGGGTGGAGGCCGTGGCGGTGTTCATGTCCGCCAGTGAGACCCATAACCGAAAGAATATCAACAAGTCAATCGCCGACACGTACCCGGTGCTGGCCGAGGCGGTTCAAGAGGCGAAGGCCGGAGGAATGTTTGTCCGGGGTTACGTTTCCACGGCCTTTGGGTGCCCCTTTGAAGGCAGGGTACCCGTGGAACAGGTTCGAGAGGTCTCCCTGCGTCTCTTGGAGATGGGAATCGACGAGCTATCGGTGGGAGATACCATCGGCGTGGCGACGCCGGCGGATGTTCATCGATTGGTGGACCTCCTGTTAAAAGACGTGTCGATCGACCGGTTGGCGCTGCATTTTCACGATACGTATGGCATGGCCATTGCGAATATTTATGCGGCCATGGAGCACGGGGTCTACATTTTCGATGCCTCCTTAGGCGGGCTGGGCGGCTGTCCATACGCCCCCGGGGCCACGGGGAACGTGGCCACCGAGGACGTCCTGTACCTCATGCGAGGGTGCGGGGTGGAGACCGGGGTTTCCTTTGAAGCGGCTCTGGGAGCGGCGGAATTTATCGAAGGTGCCTTGGGCCGGACCTTGCCCGCCCATAACCTCCGGGCCCGGCGGGGCGCTTCGTGCAGTAACGATCACGCCGATTTGCACCAATGTTCACGGTAA